One segment of Terriglobales bacterium DNA contains the following:
- a CDS encoding PilZ domain-containing protein, protein MGNRRKLRFKMVVPVRIWGTDVDGKPFSQLAHTLDITSSGARVGGMRVLLNSREVVWVQCRHRKAQFRVVWTGRPGGAREHQVGIECIEEARHIWGLELAGETESDPYESPEPLGEDRGGKEHRRHIRYPVTGRVDVRNPYATSGGFSAQIGDVSAGGCYIQTSTPWPIASPVRLALHIGKFEMVMRGVVRTHHPDVGMGVEFAEPHSDDDAMRFQQLLDYMEKGESGQSATSQLKPNALALASRLTQTTDELRKVEELLKCVDVEAVVLEDFREALGRVRNTAWAVQRWIELQGAEKDTFAVVEYLASERIRLATLLCRNLSSELRTTEIKLPDKQCRDLLSAVEELFTQLAGFDFVVHNEAPEEKDPKEKAKRSRAGVGEPRE, encoded by the coding sequence ATGGGCAACCGCCGAAAACTGCGCTTTAAGATGGTCGTGCCGGTGCGCATCTGGGGCACTGATGTGGACGGCAAGCCCTTCAGCCAGCTCGCGCACACGCTCGACATCACCAGCTCGGGAGCGCGTGTGGGAGGCATGCGGGTACTGCTGAACTCGCGCGAAGTCGTGTGGGTGCAGTGCCGCCACCGCAAGGCGCAGTTCCGGGTGGTGTGGACCGGCCGTCCGGGGGGCGCGCGCGAGCACCAGGTGGGCATCGAATGCATCGAGGAGGCGCGCCACATCTGGGGCTTGGAACTGGCCGGGGAAACGGAATCCGACCCCTACGAATCGCCGGAGCCTCTGGGTGAGGACCGCGGCGGGAAGGAACACCGCCGGCACATCCGCTATCCCGTCACTGGCCGGGTGGACGTCCGCAACCCGTACGCTACCTCCGGCGGATTCTCCGCCCAGATCGGCGACGTCAGCGCCGGCGGGTGTTACATCCAGACCAGCACGCCCTGGCCGATCGCCAGCCCGGTGCGCCTGGCGCTTCACATCGGCAAGTTCGAGATGGTGATGCGCGGCGTGGTGCGCACTCACCATCCCGACGTTGGCATGGGGGTCGAGTTCGCGGAGCCGCACAGCGATGACGACGCCATGCGCTTTCAGCAGCTGCTCGACTACATGGAAAAAGGCGAGAGCGGACAGTCAGCCACGTCGCAACTCAAGCCCAACGCGCTGGCCCTGGCCAGCCGTCTGACCCAGACCACCGACGAGCTACGCAAGGTCGAGGAGTTGCTGAAGTGCGTGGACGTCGAAGCGGTCGTCCTGGAAGATTTTCGCGAGGCCTTGGGCCGGGTGCGCAACACCGCCTGGGCGGTGCAGCGCTGGATCGAGCTCCAAGGCGCAGAGAAAGACACCTTCGCCGTGGTCGAATACCTGGCCAGTGAGCGCATCCGCCTGGCCACCCTGTTGTGCCGCAACCTGTCGAGCGAGCTACGTACGACCGAGATCAAGCTGCCGGACAAGCAGTGCCGTGACCTGCTTTCGGCGGTCGAGGAGCTGTTCACCCAGCTGGCCGGGTTCGATTTCGTGGTCCACAACGAGGCCCCGGAAGAGAAGGACCCCAAGGAAAAGGCCAAACGCTCCCGGGCCGGCGTCGGCGAGCCGCGCGAGTAG
- a CDS encoding malate synthase gives MVRQEILQRFPELFGDKTVNGREVNVEGTIAALTRELRPEIAAALSARRSLLGSSAPVSQRYGWAGWGQRFEDPVTGKAWTFRQIVQGLVDNALGVESQWRWRLNDETPIPADAHPLKHPGLELTGPWHPLDMAFNALNSPASVNMPDWEDASPPHFRPDGVPPDQPIGIYAALQNAKEILEGRWNDRPYEVQKKGQTRSYRLNKPPREWPTRFCRPPGNHVRFDHVTVDGEPAPGLIVVAVIWVLNFFDALTRAGTGVYFYIPKLQTPQEALILEKLMSRLEGLVGAPAGTFKIKMLYEEGNAGRVLPAIVWVLRRRLLGTNVGRWDYLGSMIEIWKDDPKGVFPDPQTVGMASPTMIAYQRYNALLMLMAGMKNAELSNAAPIGGMAAVMIYQPSDIYGRSRYNPLALRAIVIDKVRERLLGLVFVPDQGLAEGQQPTLEEILARRVKGRLYDVYRQSWVASPETAYIAAGNTPLRTATSDLQKLLDAPRETADVNGKPVPTVASGLSDAERQVLQSRGLLSRDGKITPWVVTRESIDKPEKFLSKDRWQAIYGVPRGDVTIEHIQHAFYMAANYGFQILNGNFAAAIDDYELKLRFMNDLATYRINVSWLWALAQHEARITKDGHLQRSVLTDDGVVIGRNAEPIKAGTRFTRKLFQKVWDYHNEWTSEFFAELDRRGDPGRFDRAKAPVIMDLLKRQLLSPRYIQHSARVLFEVGQANPAERGQILDAVFDLPRAEVVKRVAAGKMSRRALWAHDYIFDIFPRAAAKESGAAKSRKQTSHRRKTQTVKAKKLPSRATGKRSKGRAARA, from the coding sequence ATGGTCCGCCAGGAGATCCTGCAACGATTCCCCGAGCTCTTCGGGGACAAGACAGTGAACGGCCGCGAGGTCAACGTCGAGGGCACCATTGCGGCGTTGACGCGGGAACTGCGACCCGAGATCGCCGCCGCGCTCAGCGCCCGCCGCAGCTTGCTCGGATCCTCCGCCCCCGTCAGCCAGCGATATGGCTGGGCTGGCTGGGGCCAGAGGTTCGAGGACCCGGTCACGGGCAAAGCCTGGACCTTCCGCCAGATCGTCCAGGGCCTGGTGGATAACGCCCTGGGCGTGGAGAGCCAATGGCGCTGGCGGCTCAACGACGAGACCCCCATCCCCGCCGACGCGCATCCCCTGAAGCATCCCGGCCTGGAACTGACCGGGCCGTGGCACCCGCTGGATATGGCGTTCAATGCGCTGAACAGCCCGGCATCGGTGAACATGCCGGACTGGGAGGACGCGTCGCCGCCGCACTTCCGTCCCGACGGAGTCCCGCCAGACCAGCCCATCGGCATCTACGCCGCCCTGCAGAACGCCAAGGAGATCCTGGAAGGTCGGTGGAACGACCGCCCCTACGAAGTGCAGAAGAAGGGACAGACGCGCTCGTACCGCCTCAACAAGCCGCCCCGGGAATGGCCCACGCGCTTCTGCCGGCCGCCGGGGAACCACGTGCGCTTCGACCACGTCACCGTCGATGGCGAGCCCGCCCCCGGCCTGATCGTGGTCGCCGTCATCTGGGTCCTGAACTTCTTTGACGCCCTGACGCGCGCCGGCACCGGCGTCTACTTCTACATCCCCAAGCTCCAGACACCGCAGGAGGCGCTGATCCTGGAGAAGTTGATGTCCCGTCTGGAAGGACTGGTCGGAGCGCCCGCTGGGACCTTCAAGATCAAGATGTTGTACGAGGAGGGGAACGCCGGCCGCGTCCTTCCTGCCATCGTCTGGGTGCTGCGCCGCCGCCTGCTGGGCACCAACGTCGGCCGCTGGGACTACCTCGGCAGCATGATCGAGATCTGGAAGGACGATCCCAAGGGCGTCTTCCCCGATCCGCAGACCGTGGGCATGGCCTCTCCCACCATGATCGCCTACCAGCGCTACAACGCGTTGCTCATGCTGATGGCGGGCATGAAGAATGCCGAACTCAGCAACGCGGCGCCCATCGGCGGGATGGCCGCGGTCATGATCTACCAGCCGAGCGACATCTATGGCCGCTCCCGCTACAACCCCCTCGCGCTGCGCGCCATCGTCATCGACAAGGTCCGCGAGCGCCTGCTCGGGCTGGTCTTCGTTCCCGACCAGGGCCTGGCCGAGGGACAGCAACCTACGCTGGAGGAGATCCTCGCCCGCCGCGTCAAAGGGCGCCTCTACGACGTTTACCGGCAGAGCTGGGTGGCGAGCCCGGAGACGGCCTACATCGCCGCCGGCAACACGCCTTTGCGGACAGCGACCTCCGATCTCCAGAAGCTGCTGGACGCGCCGCGCGAGACCGCCGACGTCAACGGCAAGCCGGTGCCCACCGTCGCCAGCGGCCTCTCCGACGCCGAGCGCCAGGTGTTGCAATCGCGCGGCCTGCTGAGCCGGGACGGCAAGATCACGCCGTGGGTCGTCACCCGCGAGTCCATCGACAAACCGGAGAAATTCCTCAGCAAGGACCGCTGGCAGGCCATCTACGGCGTGCCCAGGGGCGATGTCACCATCGAGCACATCCAGCACGCCTTCTACATGGCGGCGAATTACGGCTTCCAGATCCTCAACGGCAACTTCGCCGCCGCCATCGACGATTACGAGCTCAAGCTGCGCTTCATGAACGACCTCGCCACCTACCGCATCAACGTCTCGTGGCTGTGGGCGCTGGCGCAACATGAGGCGCGCATCACCAAGGACGGCCACTTGCAGCGCTCCGTCTTGACCGATGATGGCGTGGTGATCGGGAGGAACGCGGAGCCCATCAAGGCCGGCACCCGCTTCACCCGCAAGCTCTTCCAGAAGGTCTGGGACTACCACAACGAATGGACTTCGGAGTTCTTCGCCGAGCTCGACCGGCGGGGCGATCCCGGCCGCTTCGACCGCGCCAAGGCGCCCGTGATCATGGACCTGCTCAAGCGCCAGTTGCTGTCGCCGCGTTACATCCAGCACAGCGCCCGCGTGCTCTTCGAGGTCGGCCAGGCCAACCCCGCCGAGCGCGGTCAGATCCTCGATGCCGTCTTCGACCTGCCTCGCGCCGAGGTGGTCAAGCGAGTCGCGGCAGGGAAGATGAGCAGGCGCGCCCTGTGGGCGCACGACTACATCTTCGACATCTTCCCCCGCGCGGCAGCGAAGGAGTCGGGCGCCGCCAAGTCGCGGAAGCAGACATCGCACCGGCGGAAGACGCAGACAGTGAAGGCCAAGAAACTGCCCTCGCGGGCCACCGGGAAGCGGAGCAAGGGACGGGCCGCCCGGGCGTGA
- a CDS encoding 2-dehydropantoate 2-reductase, which translates to MKFLIAGAGAIGAYVGARMARAGQDVTLFARGPHLRAMQRHGVRVKSVQGDFVAHPKLSGDLREIGPADVVVLGVKAHSLAQLAPQLKPLLGPDTVVLSIQNGVPWWFFQGWEGPLKDLRLERLDPGGIIASAIEARRIVGACVYISSEIVEPGVIRHVAGDRITLGEPDGAATDRTRAIAQALVASGLRAPISTNIRQEIWVKLLGNTAFNPISALTGATLTQIVHDREACELARNIMREAEAVALKLGLEMPITIEKRIAGAEQVGEHKTSMLQDLEAGRPLEIEAVVGAVLELGERLGIPMPHTRSVYACTKLLAERRARKS; encoded by the coding sequence ATGAAGTTTCTGATCGCGGGCGCCGGCGCCATCGGCGCCTACGTAGGCGCGCGCATGGCGCGCGCCGGCCAGGATGTCACCCTGTTCGCCCGCGGCCCGCACCTGCGCGCCATGCAGCGGCACGGCGTGCGGGTGAAGAGCGTCCAGGGCGATTTCGTCGCCCACCCCAAGCTCAGCGGTGACTTGCGGGAGATCGGTCCCGCCGACGTGGTCGTTCTCGGCGTTAAAGCCCACAGCCTGGCGCAGCTTGCCCCGCAATTGAAGCCGCTGCTCGGTCCCGACACCGTTGTCCTCAGCATCCAGAACGGCGTGCCCTGGTGGTTCTTCCAAGGGTGGGAGGGGCCACTCAAGGACCTTCGCCTGGAACGCTTGGACCCCGGCGGGATTATCGCATCGGCCATCGAAGCGCGGCGGATCGTAGGCGCTTGCGTCTACATATCCAGCGAGATCGTTGAGCCGGGCGTCATCCGCCACGTCGCCGGCGACCGCATCACCCTGGGCGAACCGGACGGCGCGGCCACCGACCGCACCCGCGCCATCGCTCAAGCTCTGGTCGCCTCCGGGCTGCGCGCTCCTATCAGTACCAACATCCGCCAGGAGATCTGGGTGAAGCTCCTGGGCAACACCGCTTTCAACCCCATCAGCGCGCTCACCGGCGCCACGCTCACTCAGATCGTGCATGACCGCGAAGCCTGCGAACTTGCCCGCAACATCATGCGCGAAGCCGAAGCCGTGGCCCTTAAGCTCGGCCTGGAGATGCCCATCACCATCGAGAAGCGCATCGCCGGCGCCGAGCAGGTCGGCGAGCACAAGACCTCGATGCTGCAGGACCTCGAAGCCGGGCGCCCCCTCGAGATCGAGGCCGTGGTCGGCGCCGTCCTCGAACTCGGGGAGCGGCTGGGGATCCCCATGCCCCACACCCGCAGCGTCTATGCCTGTACCAAGCTGCTGGCCGAGCGTCGCGCGCGCAAATCCTGA
- a CDS encoding sulfite exporter TauE/SafE family protein — translation MHPTHAIALFLAGLAAGTLNAIAGGGSFISFPTLMFTGVPAVEANATNTVGLWPGLAASGVAYFRLLKVPARLLAPVLATSILGGLGGALMLLNTPQHTFQHLIPYLMLFATLLFMFGPRLRVMAGHAAVVEDLDRLSWRAITAFSLANLAVSIYGGYFGAGIGFMALALLAALGLHDVHTMNALRTVTAAVINAAAVITFIAAGAVYWPQCVVMIVGSLSGGWFGARFTQRADPAKVRQAIIGLGLVLSAYFFFKTR, via the coding sequence TTGCATCCGACCCACGCCATCGCCCTGTTCCTCGCCGGACTTGCAGCGGGGACGCTCAACGCCATCGCTGGGGGAGGGAGCTTCATCTCCTTCCCGACGCTCATGTTCACTGGTGTCCCGGCGGTCGAGGCCAACGCCACCAACACTGTCGGCTTGTGGCCCGGCCTGGCGGCCAGCGGTGTCGCCTACTTCCGGCTGTTGAAGGTACCGGCCCGGTTGCTGGCCCCGGTCCTTGCTACCAGCATCCTGGGAGGGCTGGGCGGTGCACTGATGCTGTTGAACACCCCCCAGCACACCTTCCAGCACCTGATCCCTTACCTCATGCTGTTTGCCACCCTGCTGTTCATGTTCGGTCCCCGCCTGCGGGTCATGGCAGGACATGCCGCCGTGGTCGAGGACCTGGACCGGCTCTCCTGGCGCGCCATCACCGCCTTCTCCCTGGCCAATCTCGCCGTCAGCATCTACGGCGGATACTTCGGCGCCGGCATCGGCTTCATGGCCCTGGCCCTGCTGGCCGCGCTGGGCTTGCACGACGTCCACACCATGAACGCCTTGCGCACGGTCACGGCGGCAGTGATCAACGCCGCCGCCGTCATCACCTTCATCGCCGCCGGCGCCGTGTACTGGCCGCAATGCGTTGTCATGATCGTGGGCTCGCTCTCCGGCGGGTGGTTCGGCGCCAGGTTCACCCAGCGCGCCGACCCCGCCAAGGTGCGGCAGGCCATCATCGGCCTGGGACTGGTCCTGAGCGCCTACTTCTTCTTCAAAACGCGCTGA
- a CDS encoding PEP-CTERM sorting domain-containing protein (PEP-CTERM proteins occur, often in large numbers, in the proteomes of bacteria that also encode an exosortase, a predicted intramembrane cysteine proteinase. The presence of a PEP-CTERM domain at a protein's C-terminus predicts cleavage within the sorting domain, followed by covalent anchoring to some some component of the (usually Gram-negative) cell surface. Many PEP-CTERM proteins exhibit an unusual sequence composition that includes large numbers of potential glycosylation sites. Expression of one such protein has been shown restore the ability of a bacterium to form floc, a type of biofilm.): protein MLCVFVVSGAAWADLTGSSVSGTLKLNASSANCFDPSVVSSNPDCTIGGAAYIPAGAGNSSGPTITVPDYFAFASAPHAFQANFSSNLLDVYYICSSETCPMPDWVMTFVDSAFLGATFTEIGPAPFSTAFATDPTAALIGNTITISLDGQQVETGIYGIEYSIETPTTGVPEPSSLLLLGAGLIPAGGVLRRRLRLRA, encoded by the coding sequence ATGCTGTGTGTATTCGTGGTCTCAGGTGCGGCCTGGGCCGACCTGACCGGAAGCAGCGTCAGCGGGACGTTGAAGCTCAATGCCTCGTCGGCCAACTGCTTCGACCCAAGTGTGGTCTCCTCAAACCCGGATTGCACGATCGGGGGAGCCGCCTATATTCCCGCGGGAGCTGGCAACAGCAGCGGCCCCACGATCACGGTGCCTGACTATTTTGCCTTCGCCTCCGCCCCGCACGCTTTTCAGGCGAACTTTTCTTCCAACCTGCTCGACGTCTACTACATCTGCAGTTCAGAGACTTGCCCGATGCCTGACTGGGTGATGACCTTCGTGGACAGCGCGTTCCTCGGGGCTACCTTCACCGAGATCGGGCCGGCGCCCTTTAGCACGGCGTTTGCAACCGATCCCACGGCGGCATTGATCGGTAACACGATCACCATCAGTCTGGACGGCCAGCAAGTGGAAACCGGCATCTACGGGATCGAGTACTCGATCGAGACCCCAACGACTGGGGTCCCGGAGCCGTCGTCCTTGCTGCTGCTCGGCGCCGGTTTGATCCCGGCGGGCGGTGTGCTGCGGCGGAGGTTGCGCCTGCGGGCTTGA
- a CDS encoding prepilin-type N-terminal cleavage/methylation domain-containing protein — translation MRAKQPSRGQRGLTLIELLIAIALTMVILAAAASVLMQSMRSSTLVVSRSEMQNELRAAANQIARDLQQAGTAVPLGGAPIPSAGTGGQDARFGCDGTACYVVNNGMSQGVLFKVTPGFNAGPVTTETTDAIVITYMDPNLDWRAYPSQTLAVDGSSVTMPAGTTPQVGDPALGITVGDVLLLQNINGYATGVVTNVDAVARQISFADKDPLNINQSTAPVGNIKALAFNPLPKAPPFYPPVTVQRLIMVTYFLQTFVSPNGPDVRLMRQVGAHPPVTLAEHIDDLKFTYDLYDDTAGVLTANLPDAVTGIPPTPKPNQIRKVNLTISARSIRPNASGQFDHVVYSTSIGPRNLSFRNRYN, via the coding sequence ATGAGAGCAAAGCAGCCATCTCGCGGGCAGCGCGGCTTGACGCTGATCGAACTGTTGATCGCCATCGCCCTCACCATGGTGATCCTGGCGGCGGCGGCCAGCGTGTTGATGCAGTCCATGCGCAGCTCCACCTTGGTGGTGAGCCGCAGCGAGATGCAGAACGAGCTGCGCGCGGCCGCCAACCAGATCGCGCGCGATCTGCAGCAAGCGGGGACGGCCGTGCCCCTCGGGGGCGCTCCCATCCCCAGCGCCGGCACCGGCGGGCAAGACGCGCGTTTTGGTTGCGACGGCACCGCCTGCTACGTCGTGAACAACGGGATGTCGCAAGGGGTGCTGTTCAAGGTCACGCCCGGGTTCAATGCCGGCCCGGTGACCACCGAGACCACGGATGCGATCGTCATCACCTACATGGATCCGAACCTGGACTGGAGGGCGTACCCCAGCCAGACCTTGGCCGTCGATGGCAGCAGCGTGACCATGCCGGCGGGAACCACGCCGCAGGTCGGCGACCCGGCGCTGGGCATCACCGTGGGCGACGTGCTCCTGCTGCAGAACATCAACGGCTACGCGACCGGGGTCGTGACCAATGTGGACGCCGTGGCGCGGCAGATCAGCTTCGCCGACAAGGATCCGCTCAATATCAACCAATCCACGGCGCCGGTGGGCAACATCAAGGCGCTGGCGTTCAATCCCCTTCCCAAGGCCCCGCCCTTTTACCCCCCGGTGACCGTGCAGCGCCTGATCATGGTGACCTACTTCCTGCAGACATTCGTTTCGCCCAACGGGCCCGACGTGCGCCTGATGCGCCAGGTGGGCGCGCACCCGCCGGTCACGCTGGCCGAACATATCGACGACCTGAAGTTCACCTACGATCTGTATGACGATACCGCGGGCGTCCTCACGGCCAACCTCCCCGATGCCGTCACCGGCATCCCGCCGACGCCCAAGCCGAACCAGATTCGCAAGGTCAATCTGACGATTTCCGCGCGTTCCATACGTCCGAACGCGTCGGGGCAGTTCGATCACGTCGTATATTCGACGTCCATCGGGCCGCGGAACCTCAGTTTCCGCAATCGCTATAACTGA
- a CDS encoding prepilin-type N-terminal cleavage/methylation domain-containing protein, whose amino-acid sequence MTSLARQRQRRSCRGFSLVEVMISMVILAVGLLAMLALFGQAVATTQWAQEDQIAKQKSREALESVYSARNDASINFNSIQNVANGGIFKDGFQQMFRAGANGVVGTTSDSATLDFVRQPGPDGLMNTGDDLVVPLSNYRRQIQITPVLNPDGTVNPDMRKISVTVQVNTPGRGIRNYTVSGYISRFQ is encoded by the coding sequence ATGACATCGCTAGCTAGGCAACGGCAGCGGCGCTCGTGCCGCGGCTTCTCGCTGGTCGAGGTGATGATCTCGATGGTCATCCTGGCGGTGGGTCTGCTGGCCATGCTGGCCCTCTTCGGGCAGGCGGTGGCCACCACCCAGTGGGCCCAGGAAGACCAGATCGCCAAGCAGAAGTCGCGGGAAGCGCTGGAGAGCGTGTACAGCGCGCGCAATGACGCCTCCATCAACTTCAACTCCATCCAGAACGTGGCCAACGGCGGGATCTTCAAGGACGGGTTTCAGCAGATGTTCCGAGCGGGGGCCAACGGGGTGGTGGGCACGACCTCGGATTCGGCCACCCTGGACTTCGTCCGGCAGCCCGGCCCGGACGGACTCATGAATACCGGGGACGACCTCGTGGTCCCCTTGAGCAACTACCGCCGGCAGATCCAGATCACGCCGGTGTTGAACCCCGACGGCACGGTGAACCCCGACATGCGTAAGATCAGCGTGACGGTGCAGGTCAACACGCCGGGGCGGGGCATCCGCAATTACACCGTGAGCGGTTACATTTCAAGGTTCCAATGA
- a CDS encoding prepilin-type N-terminal cleavage/methylation domain-containing protein produces MPRHRSQHGITAAAGFSLIELLVVISIILIISAMSFMQIQSTLRRAKSETALQTVLGQMRQAHEAASDRRRIYRLTFLPPGSIQLDRMDVDVKGNLTAVFQSTTVLPVEISFQVVPGLPKAGPDGFGTGATAIDFGIDNGGGMNQVFFLPDGRAVDTVNRLNNGVIYMGRPNEVESVRAVTLLGATGRTKPWLVSNGVWVQP; encoded by the coding sequence ATGCCACGTCATCGTAGCCAGCACGGGATAACTGCGGCAGCAGGCTTCTCGCTGATCGAGTTGCTGGTGGTGATCTCCATCATCTTGATCATCAGCGCGATGTCGTTCATGCAGATTCAGAGCACCCTGCGGCGTGCCAAGTCGGAAACCGCCCTGCAAACGGTGCTGGGCCAGATGCGCCAGGCGCACGAGGCCGCAAGCGACCGCCGAAGGATCTACCGCCTTACGTTCCTTCCCCCGGGAAGCATCCAGCTGGACCGTATGGATGTTGACGTGAAGGGCAACCTGACGGCGGTGTTCCAGTCCACGACCGTCTTGCCGGTGGAGATCAGCTTCCAGGTGGTGCCGGGTCTGCCCAAAGCGGGGCCGGACGGATTCGGGACCGGGGCGACCGCGATCGACTTTGGGATCGACAACGGGGGCGGGATGAACCAGGTGTTCTTCCTTCCCGATGGGCGGGCCGTGGACACGGTCAACCGCCTGAACAACGGCGTGATCTACATGGGCCGGCCCAACGAGGTGGAATCCGTGCGGGCGGTGACGCTGCTGGGAGCGACCGGCCGCACCAAACCGTGGCTGGTGAGCAACGGGGTATGGGTGCAGCCATGA